From one Amaranthus tricolor cultivar Red isolate AtriRed21 chromosome 17, ASM2621246v1, whole genome shotgun sequence genomic stretch:
- the LOC130803701 gene encoding uncharacterized protein LOC130803701, whose protein sequence is MGEWIGNSWCWTFQWRRVLFDWESEDVRKLKDYIDGFGPCRGRQDGVMWKHSGDKTYPTKSIIAKANETFSPTLPRHIINIVWRSFIPPRAKLTVWLENLEKLKTGDFLVEMGIINPQDALCPFCSLEIESNSHIIFTCRFAWSTWMEILKWWSLSSALHNRCNHFCSQWFSLLKIRNSRKFWGLTLGCVIWSLWFERNQIKFNHKTLNFSNFMHSLKIRIRIWAKEILFGVYLLNMWSSWRFSVDSYGV, encoded by the exons ATGGGGGAATGGATTGGAAACTCGTGGTGTTGGACTTTTCAATGGCGGCGAGTGCTTTTCGATTGGGAAAGCGAGGACGTACGCAAACTTAAGGACTATATTGATGGGTTTGGGCCGTGCAGAGGAAGGCAAGACGGCGTTATGTGGAAGCATAGTGGTGATAAAACCTACCCCACAAAGAGTATCATTGCAAAAGCAAACGAGACCTTCTCCCCCACTCTACCTAGGCACATCATCAACATTGTGTGGCGAAGCTTCATTCCTCCAAGAGCAAAACTGACTGTATGGTTAGAAAACCTGGAGAAACTGAAAACAGGAGACTTCCTTGTAGAAATGGGGATCATAAACCCCCAAGATGCTTTATGTCCGTTCTGTAGCCTAGAAATTGAATCAAATTCTCACATTATCTTTACATGCAGATTTGCTTGGAGCACTTGGATGGAAATTCTTAAATGGTGGTCATTATCTTCCGCCCTCCACAATCGATGTAATCATTTTTGTAGTCAGTGGTTCAGCCTGCTGAAGATCAGAAACTCGAGGAAATTCTGGGGCCTCACCCTTGGATGTGTTATATGGTCACTATGGTTTGAGCGAAATCAAATCAAGTTCAATCACAAGACTTTGAACTTTAGCAATTTTATGCATTCTCTGAAGATAAGGATAAGAATCTGGGCAAAAGAGAT ACTGTTTGGTGTATATCTGTTAAACATGTGGAGCTCTTGGCGATTTTCTGTTGATAGctatggtgtgtaa